ATGTGGCATATGGCCTTACAATATTATTTTTACCTCTCATAAAAAGTAGAGGTGGTGGTTGACTCCTTTCTTCTCACTTCGAAAGGGTAGGGAGTTGGTGAGGGGTGAGGGCAGATTCACTATTTATCAtcatcattattttttaaaggagtatagataATCACAAACTTTTAAAAGGTAGGTAAAAATCTAAACAATAGAAGTTAGAGATTGAGATGATAGAAGGTATGGCTGCTATAAACTTTCCAATCAAAGCCTAagagggtgtttgggagaggggCTAAActcaaaaacataagtcattATCTTATGTTTTTGTGAAAGGgattaaagtttagtccctcctTCTCAACCACCACCTAAGGCCATAATGAATCTTTGATGCTGGAATGGCCATAATTAGTTATGCCCTTTTAACCTTCGTGAGTAGTGGAGTTCTCTGAGAGGAAAAGACGCGCACATATGGACTTCTCCCGAAAAGCTCCTGTCCGCTGAAAAGCATCTCAGAGCTATGGTTTGACCGGCTCTGTCAGAAGTAACACACGGTGACCGGAAAAAAGAAGATGTGCTACGAAGccttttacatttttttattttccttttttttttcaaaatcacaCACGGTCCTATCCGGTCTTTACCATCGAAATTTATGACCCTCTCCAATCTAGTATGGCCCTTATCTCactttaaaatttttcaccctgtcacatcgaacgtttaaacacgttcataaagtattaaataaaaataactaaCTGTACAGATTatgactaatttgtgagacaaatcttttaagcctaattgccccatgatttaacaatgtggtgctacagtaaacatttgctaatgatggattaattaagcttaataaatttatctcacggtttactgacagattttgtaattagtttttttattaatggcagaacaccccatgcgacaccctatataatccCGATGTGACataccaaaactttacacctgaatctaaacaccctcTATATAATATTcgtctattttatttttagagtaaattatACCAACAACTTTTAACCTTATAAGCAGCCCTTCGTCTTTTTTAAGTAAATTATACCAGtggtttttaaatttataagcAACAGGTTTCATCTAGATTCTTAAACTTGCAAAGCGTGCATCGAGATCTTTAAACTtagttttttatattatttatgtCAAAAACTCATTTGATCGTGGTCATGCCTACGTGGCATGTCATGTGGATAATGACATggcatattttaattaattattattcattttccttttcttttcttccttttttctcttccattTCTCTCCTTatacctcttcctcctctctcacctTCCCGCTGCCACTTGCTACTACTTCGAAGATGTCGTCGTAGCATCTTCTTCCTTGCCGCTGCAACCGCCAGCTACTACTGTTATTGCTTCGACGCTACCACCACCATCTTTGTTGCCTCCTTTTCCTCGTTGCcgttgccgttgccgccgcctgctgctgctACGGGAAAGTCGAGGGCAAGGGAGGGGTCCTCCGCAGCCACTGGCACCTCCTCCGCCCCCCGTGGCCACCGCCAGCTGCATTGCCACTAGATATAGGGCCACATCGGCAACTCCGCCGGGGATGGTGCGTTCTTACTTCGGCCAGCTAGTAAGGGAGTAGGGCGCATATTCGGCGAAGAGGCATAGAAGAGTAGACGACGCAGATCCAGGGCGCGCAACGGCCAACGGCAACGAAGAAATGGAGAataggaggaggcggcgcataCCCGGGCGTGTAGaagaggtggaggagaagaggcgACGGACGATGACGAAGAGGCGGACGAGAGGAGGTGGCAGCAACGACTAGTAACGCGCGCGACAACAAAGAGGCAGAGGCGTCGATCAAGGGTGCGCTCCACTCCATTGTCAGTGCCTCTTTCTAGGTGACTAGTGTAATCTCTCTCTACCTCCCTCTCCTTTTCTGCTGCTTGCTCGCTGCCGCTGGTGCATCCAAtagtggaggaagaagagaaaagatggggataaaaaaaagggaaaggggAAATTTTACCATGTCATCTTTCACATGGTATGCCACGTAGGTAAGATCACGGACAAATAAGGCATTGGATCAAGATGATATAATAAACCAAATTTAGGGATCTCGATGTGCaatttgcaagttcgtggacctaggTGAAATCTGCTTACAAGTTTAAAAACCGTCAGGAAGACTGAGCCGGCATATCTTAAAATTGACGAAGTTACCACAGACACCTCGCAGTCGAGGAGCTTGATCACGTTTGAGTTGGTTCCACCAGTTGAGATACGCTAGCTTAACCTGGAACGTAACCAGTTCACTGGGTTCCACCATTTGAGATATGCTGGCTTGAACCcggaacctaaccagttgagatACGCTAGCTTGAACCAACGAACCTGAGTGAGTTGGTTCCATTATAACTCAGTTGAAATATGCGGGCTTAGCTTGAACCCATGTGAGTTGGTTCCATCAAAACTCAGTTGAGATACGCTGGCTTAACCCGAGTGAGTTGGCTCCACCACAAAACAACTCAGTTGAGATACACTATCTTGAACCCGGGTGAGTTGGTTCCATCACAACTCCACAAGAAACCAAACTAGGTGAGTTGGTTACTTACATCACAACTCCACAAGAAACCTAACCTAACCACTAACCAGTTGAACTTACTTCGTATAACAACCGAATTACCTTCTTTTAATATATCTCGTAAGATAAGCTTACTTCGTATCACAGCCGGATTATCTCCTTTTAATAGATCTCGTATAACAGTCGGTTTACCTTCTTTTAATAGATTGTTATGAGAGAACTCTAATCAAACTAAATATTACTCTATTTTTTACGTTATAAACTATAAAAATGAACTAAACGTCATATTAAAAAGAGGACTAGAGGAGGGAGTGGTAACTGGATTTTCAAGGTAGAAATGATGCCTGGCTCGGGCATGTTGCCTAGATAATTACTACTATGAAGAGAAATCTGATAAAACTAAATATTAGTAACTGGATTATTATCAAAATAAGAATGATGCCTGGCTCAGGCACGTGACCGCATCGAGTTCAAGAAGACTCAATTTGCATCGAGTTCAGAGGTGAATTTGCGTATCGCAGTAGCGGGCACGTTCTGATGATATTGCCTGATATTGCTGCTCTGAATCCAAGAAAGAaggaacaaacaaatatttgtGAACCACATGTATGGGCAGATTCGCATATAGAGGAGCCACACAGCAAAAACAGCCAATTTTATCGGCTTTAATCTGGCAGGAATGCATATGCAAATTGCTTCACAACTGCAGTATCAACTGACCACACATCGCTTTGCTACCCCCACGCAGTTTGCAAGATACAACGAAGAATTTCTGAGATTATCATGCAACATATCATACTAAAAGAACCACAGAGGTGCGGCAAAAGTAAGGGTTGAAGATTTGATTGTTTTTCTGATCAGGCCACAGTGTAATAAGGTACTCAGTTCTTTTCAAGAGAATTAATCCCAAAATATCTCACATCTCCTTCAGAACATTACGAGAGCAATCAAAGAGCCAAAATGTCCATCCACCACTTCAGTTATGATTTACTTTGAACAAAATCAAGACAGACCCAATACACTACTGCCTCCTGCCCCGGCCTTTCTTTGATTGCTGTTGTTCTGCCTGTTCCTTCCCCGAAACATCACTTATATCAGCTGCACAACGTAAAGAGTAGGAATACATTAGTGAAACATCACTTATATTGGCTTGACATAGAATGTCCGCAGCTCTGGAGAAAATAGACATACCATCAGGTCCATGGGTCATGAGAGTAAAAAAAATGGTGTTCAGTTTTTCCATCTTCTTTGCATCCTGAGCTTGATCTGTCTTAAACTTCAAGCACTGCAGTATACATTTCGGTCAGCAAAGTAGTTCCTATTTGGATCATACATATACGCAATTGACACCAGAATACAATGTCTTTAATCAAATACAATGGAATATTACAACAGTTACAGTAGTACAGGAGAGCGCATGTTATAACAAATTTGCTGCAACCAACATAATATAAGCATCCATTGCAAGATTCCAGCAGAACATCTACAACTGcaataaaacataaaaatagTATTTCAAGCAAGTAGTAGTATTAGCTACGGGCCAAATTTGTTCTAGAGTTTTACCAGTTGGAGTTCACGAACACAAACTTGCtacaaaaagaaaacaacaggAACTAATTGTATTCTCTGTATCCTAAGCCAAATACGAAGCCCTGGAATTTTCAACACAAATCATGGCCTAATACTCCTCGAATTatcaattacacaaattgtacTTGGAAACAACAGCGGTGGATGCCACGTGGGTAATTGCTACTCTCGTCCAGACTTTACTTTGTCCATTAGCTGGCCTCTTCGGTGTTCTCGCTGCTTTTCTTGTAATTGCTACTCTTGTTCCTAAAAGAAAACATGTGCTAATCTTTTGTGCAACTAACAAAGGAAAATAAAGCCATTTATGACAATCCATTGCCCTAGAAATCAAAAGCACACCAGCAAAGCATAATAGAGGATCACTGTGTAGCTTCACAATTCCTTAGTTGAGTACGACATTAACATTGGATAGACACATTGCTGTGAAAATGCTAAGAAAAAGAGTACCACTTCCCACACATGCACAATATGAGGCTAACATTAATAATGCTCCTAATGTGCAGCAGTTGTCAAAATAATGGTATGTCAGTTGCCTCGTATCCCCATGGTTTAGTATATTGTAATTTTAAATCTAGTATCGCCACACCTTCTGAGTCACAGTATTTGCCAAGGGGGTTCATAGGTACAGCTAAAAACTTTCTTTCCCATGCAATATACACCTGCCAGCCAAATAGATGGCAACAGAAGAAGCTCTAACATTCTCTGTAAGCAAGAAATGATTTCGCAGTGTTATTAAGCGCTACCTattgggttgtgtcttgtgtgGAATATAATTGACAAGGCATTCATCAACACACAATAAACATTTACACACAGAAAGGACTACCAAGTAACAAGTAGTTGTCAATTATGCCAGAGCAATCAGCTGAAGAACATTCTGTCAGATTTTCAGCTCCTTGTTTGCAGTAGAAACTCAGGGCAATATTCTCATTCCATTTGACTGGGTTAAACTAATTATAGTAAAGAGTAGAGGGTTCATCATGGTGATATCAAAATCCTAGCCTTCTTGTTCAACCACAAACTGATGAAAACTGATGCATCACAATGTGCAGTTAAAAGACACTACAGTGATTTATTTATTGTGGCATTCTTTCAGTCAAAGCTTTCCTAGTAGTACCAGAAGAGCACAGAACTAACAGCTAGGCATCCATTATATACTGTCAATCCTGTCTTGTTGAACATCATATATAGCAGACAACAAGCAGCATAGAACGATGAATAAATTCAGCCACACCACGGGTCAAACAAGCATAGAACAGTTGCAAATCTGGACTAgaatatatctctatctcttctctactattataaaaattgaagatgtttttgctggtattttgatacgtcatccgtattttacttggtttttaagttcgtttgcttttggaaatatagatccgtgtttgagtcggattTTAGGTTCGTttacttttggaaatacaaaaggagtcgtataagaaatctctttagaaaaatttgcatgctaacttgagatgaaagtcggactcctaattgcagctcataattttctaaaaaaaaaatatccaagcgaattcccacatTGAATTTCAtcctagctaaaccgtataacaataataagattaaaataacattcacccgttgcaacgcatgggcattttttttctagtagagAAATAGATGTATAATTAATATGTTTGATATCCTATCTCACATTCACCcttcaataattaattaatcaaataaAGTAGGTCATATTGCATATTGTTGTATAAAAAGAAACCGATGAGCACAAGTGTACTTCCTAAACACAAATTATTTGTCTTAAAGTAGAATGGAAAGGTAAGCATGAACATATATGGGAAACTATAATGGAATACATAAATTACTTTAGCTTTTCACACTTATTAACAGAATCATACATCACTCAGACAAACAGCAGCCGTTCCAATTTCATATGCAATAAGTGTTTATTATACATTCTCTACTTCATAACAAGAGCTACCATAGCATATTCAGGAGGTGCATTGTAATTGGCAAATTGACCCTGCTAAAGCAGTGTTCTCACGGCGGATGGTATTACACATGCTGATAACCAGATCACACAACCAATGAATATTCTACAGAAAACACAACGAAATCGATAATCTACACAAAACACAACGAAATCAATCCATAGGAAGTTACATATATGAACGAATAGAATCAACATATCCAGAATTCTCTCTATCTGATCAATTCCGCTCCATCCGTTCGCGTTTACTTGCCAATTTTCACCCAAATTTTCGCCGAGGCGCCCGTGGCCTAGTTAAACGAAAcaaatccagaaaaaaaaaaagtaagttcGATCCGAGTACCTCGTGGTTGTCGGTGACCTTGAGCACGAGCTTCCCTTCGCAGTGCCGGTACTTGACAACGTAGCGGGTCTTGGATGCAAACACCGAAGCGGAAGGTTAGATCGGGCAGGAAGAAAAGCCGGGAGGGAGGatcggaggggaggagaggagaggatcgTGGTGGCGGGCTTACGGTGTCGGGGTGGTTGCGGAAGAGCTCGACGGACTTGCTGACGAACTCGTCCCACGAATCGAAGTACACCATcgctgcggcggcgcggtgtGGTCGGAtctggaggtggcggtggctcgCCGCGGGCTTCGAGTAGGGTTTCGCCTGCACTGCTCCGCTCGAGTTGTGCGGCGGCGTCGCAGGGGTGGGTCTCGGTGGACTCGCGTtgggggaggaaggagatgagcaGCGGCGATGAGGGGACGGATAGTGGGCCAGATTTTATTTGACACGGTTCGCTACGTCTGGTACTTTGGACGCGGCGGATCACGACTCCATTGTGCTCGATCATCACGGGCCGCGTGGTCTGCAGGATGTAAAGATTGGGCTGCCTTctcatcgccgtcgccatgggCCCAATTCATACGGGCTGTAGGATTAAGCCTCATCTATGGCCATACGCAGGGGCCCATTTATTTGGGCCGCTCCGTTGGGCCCCAAGTTTCCTTGGGCCGACTCGTAGGTTACTAAAGCGGATTGAGCTGGGGCGTAACTGGGGTTGTACGTTAGAGGTCCCTCGTCTTGTCACCGAATTATAAAAGGGAAAAttgtaaccatgccattataattttttaaaatttaagatatgccatcctgacccacatgttatTGACTCATGTgagtcctacatgtcattgagataccgatgacatatctcaaactttgaaaaattataatggcatggttccaaattacccaTTATAAAAGGGGCTGCTATATACCGGAATCCCGTTCCAAAACGACCGGTTAGATATCAGATCCCGATACTTATCAGGTATCATCGATTCTACCACGTGTCAGGTGATACTTGCaaggtatcagatgatacctatcaggtatcatgcgattcttaaCACGTAAaaggtgatacttgcgaggtatcaggtCCTGATACATAACCTGTATCAGTGATACTTATCAGGTATCATACGATTTTATCACGTGTCAGGTGATTTTGCGAGGTATCAGATGACACCTAtaaggtatcatgcgattcttaccacgtagaaggtgatacttgcgaggtatctgGTCATGATACCTAGCCGGTATCACGTGATACATATAATGTATCATGCtattctaccacgtatcagatgatacttgcgaggtatcagaTGATCCTCATCGTCTCCATTGCACCGCATGCCCATTCCTCCCCCGGTggcgctccaccaccaccaatgCATCGGCGCCCTAACAGCAGGAGGAGAGGATCCCTTGGAGTACAAGGAGTACAATGTCCTCCTGAGGCCGCAGCCGGACGACGATGGCGTGCAGCGGAGCTGGCACCTGCTCTTCCTCCCCGGCAACACCACCGCCGGTCGCAAGCCGCGGCTGGTCCAATCGTACAAGCACGTCGTTGACAGCTTTGCCGCCCCGCTGACAGAGGTCGATCGAGATGGAAGCAGTGTCCAAGAAGCCTGTCTTCTGGTGCTACTTCCTGGACGGCATCGCTCGCTTGCCTCCAAGCCCTCTAAAAATTCATTCGCTTGCATTGCTGGTTTAAGCAGGAAGGAGGATGGCAACCTTGCCGGATCCGGCCATGGTGCTGCAcacggcggcgggagcaccCCAACGGAGCTACTACGGATGCGCCGGGACAGCGGCGATGGTGACAGCGCTGCCTGCGCGGCGGAGGTCGATGAGGCgggagaggtgggaggacgcgagggacgacggcgccaccactctcttcaatccaatccaatccctTCGTCTCGCGCTGTTGCGATGGATGACGCGGTGAATGAAAGGGGATCTCGGCCTGACGGGATCCCCTTGTTTAGCATTCCTCATCATAAAATCGTCCCTCAACCAAAAACCAAATATATAATATCCCCTAACTTACAAAACTGTGTCACTTTGGGTCCTTAGACGGTATTGATCTCGGTTTTGTCCGACGTAGTGGCTGAGTCGGtgtaggacccacatgggtcccacatgtcagggtgaTCCATGTCAtgaccctctctctttcccctcttctcttccttcctcctctctctttctggGTGGGGTGAAGCGGCGGGTCTGGAGGCCAATAGGCACGAGGcaggaggaggtccggcggtGACGCGTGTTCTGGGAGCAATGGAGGGGATGTGGAGGAAGACCAAGAAGGCGTTGGGCGCCGGCCTTTGCGCGTGGAgctcgccgaggaagagagagatgaagGAGAGGAGAGCGTGGAGCTCGTTGGCCGCCTCTTGTCATCGGAGTTCATAGGGACGAGGAGGGCATCGCTACCGCTCCTCAAGATCGacgggagagaaggggagggggcgaggatgtcacaccccgaagttctcctcccaagcctaaaatttaatttgtaaaacgaccccaagaaaatgcaggtgaaatcaggagaaaaccctaagaaagtaatgcaaataataatcggatttgacatgtggaatttttcttgagttctacatgtcgaaattcattaacaggatttttagtggaattttcagagctctagaaataattttaaccaattaaaattgagcaagcaatatttcaatttcagggaaaatcctttttcctttttctttttcttttcctctctttttcctcttttttttcggatgggccgctggcccattccctccttccttcttccccctccctgctgggccggccgcaggccgacgcccagccaggccgtcccgccgccctcctctccggggtcgccgacaggtggggcccacctgtcgggtccttcccccacctcccgccgatctcgcaaccgccgccgcgccctcgtctccgcctcctccgggccacgtcgaccacgcccgcgcgtgcgccgcgtctcccgcgcccactcctctctctctcccgctcgcgcccgcgcccgagatggccgggattcgattttcgaatcccgcctctctctcctcccccactccccacgtcggccggcgattcccgcctctcccggccacgtccggttccctcttcccctatttaagcatcgccgtcgtcccctctcactttttccccatttcgccgcactctctcgagcctcccatcgctcccgcgccgtgcaaccccttgccgccgccttttccgctGCTCCGGCtgccgctagccgccgttagggtcgccgccaggccgcgccgtcgccgccgtcgggttcgcgtggccgagatccaccccgtccacccctcctccgtcgaagttcgtcgccggagccttcgttccctcgcactcgggtgagcaccacctccaccgccgccttcggccatggtttccggtcgccgtggtccatctccctctctctaatccctctcttctccttccttagggcaccccgaagctcgtccgcccgccgacgtcgtcctcccgtggcttgccgtcgccgttgccatcatcttcttccgcgccggccaccctcggtgaggcacccctcccttttcttttcccctccctctccctcctagccgccgctttagcgccgccgcccgttagTCGTCGCTTTAGCATCACCGCCCTTcggcgccgccttgcgccgccgtctccgccggcggttgccgtcgtcggcaacgcgcgtgcgcgtgcgcgcgccgtcgccgtgaccggtcggccggctttgtgccgagccgagcctagcctggtcgccgccgcaccgtccgatcggccccgggccgatccgggccgtcgatcccgtggaccggcggtggatcacccgcgtggtccccgtccacggtagaccggccacccgtgcgccgctgacatgcgggccccgcttgtcggcgccgcacccccctccctccgtgctgacgtcagccctggaatatattgcgcaataaatgatttaaggtttttcttttatagtaataaacacagtgaatcttctaaaattcataactaattcatccgagctccgtttaagcccattcaagtctcagtaaatcaagaaaaatgtgtagaatccattaaaaatggttttgttccctgtttcagtagtcttatagcatgtttgcaatgtttgctttgtatgtcgctagattccgattcctccgacgctccggtgtactttgagatagtcgccgaggttcctccagcagcagagcaaggcaagtcatgcttgtcacttgaacatgttgatcctatattgcaaatgctctattgttttctttcaaatattgcattgttttataatattactatgggatggttacctattgttacagccatgtttttggatatcatgctcctttgttagcttggggttataacatgattagagtttggactaggaattgcttagccatgcttagttcaactagttcacaatggggaaaatcatattaatgtttagactgttggttctaatgataatgttggattagtaccaccgctctggtgttggttaattaaaatgaatcacatggtgggctgtgggtgcatggttttgctggtcgcacccatggcagttaaggaccggttcgcgggatgccttggaagaacttatcgtacttaccacaagccagcgtgggcaacggctgggcttgtagtgtagctttcctctagccgacgcatccaggcaagggtgggcgtgatggagtttggatgggccctgcgacggcctatgcggcttccggattcac
The Oryza sativa Japonica Group chromosome 6, ASM3414082v1 DNA segment above includes these coding regions:
- the LOC4340680 gene encoding signal recognition particle 9 kDa protein, which encodes MVYFDSWDEFVSKSVELFRNHPDTTRYVVKYRHCEGKLVLKVTDNHECLKFKTDQAQDAKKMEKLNTIFFTLMTHGPDADISDVSGKEQAEQQQSKKGRGRRQ